A genome region from Cyprinus carpio isolate SPL01 chromosome B23, ASM1834038v1, whole genome shotgun sequence includes the following:
- the LOC109092716 gene encoding glucose-6-phosphate 1-dehydrogenase isoform X2, with protein sequence MMGSRASAGKMSLPLSRSEVFGQLRKELHDDAEFHHSDVHIFIIMGASGDLAKKKIYPTLWWLFRDGLLPEQTYFVGFARSNLTVDAIRTACMPYMKVADSEADRLTAFFSRNSYISGKYVDESSFSNLNTHLLSLPRGAEANRLFYLALPPSVYHDVTKNIKHQCMSTKGWNRIIVEKPFGRDLQSSEELTSHLSSLFTEDQIYRIDHYLGKEMVQNLMVLRFGNRIFGPIWNRDSVACVVLTFKEPFGTQGRGGYFDDFGIIRDVMQNHLLQMLSLVAMEKPASTSSDDVRDEKVKVLKCIEPVSLSDVVLGQYVGDPDGEGEAKLGYLDDKTVPEGSTQATFATAVLYVKNERWDGVPFILRCGKALNERKAEVRLQFTDVPGDIFNTQCRRNELVVRVQPNEAIYAKMMSKKPGVYFSPEETELDLTYHSRYRDVKLPDAYERLILDVFCGSQMHFVRSDELREAWRIFTPLLHQIEKEKTPPIKYKYGSRGPAEADELVQKVGFRYEGTYKWVNPHKL encoded by the exons ATGATGGGGAGTCGAGCGAGCGCTG GCAAGATGAGCCTTCCCCTCTCACGCTCTGAAGTGTTTGGGCAGCTGAGGAAAGAACTACACGATGATGCAGAGTTTCACCATTCTGACGTTCATATCTTCATCATCATGGGTGCTTCG GGAGATCTGGCGAAAAAGAAAATCTACCCAACTTTGTG GTGGTTGTTCAGAGACGGTCTTCTCCCTGAACAGACATATTTTGTGGGTTTTGCACGTTCTAATCTGACCGTGGATGCCATTCGCACAGCCTGCATGCCCTACATGAAG GTGGCAGACTCTGAGGCAGATCGCCTCACTGCGTTCTTCAGCAGAAACTCTTACATCAGCGGGAAGTATGTGGATGAATCCTCTTTCTCTAACCTGAACACTCACCTGCTGTCCCTGCCCAGAGGAGCTGAGGCCAACCGTCTCTTCTACCTGGCCCTGCCACCCAGCGTCTACCACGACGTCACTAAGAACATCAAGCATCAGTGCATGAGCACCAA AGGCTGGAACAGGATAATCGTGGAGAAGCCTTTTGGACGTGACCTGCAGAGCTCAGAGGAGTTAACCAGtcatctctcttctctcttcactGAGGACCAGATTTACCGTATAGACCATTACCTTGGCAAAGAGATGGTCCAGAACCTCATGGTTCTCAG GTTTGGAAATCGGATATTTGGTCCCATTTGGAACCGGGACAGTGTGGCGTGTGTGGTTCTGACCTTCAAAGAGCCGTTTGGTACCCAGGGCCGGGGAGGATATTTTGACGATTTTGGTATCATTCG TGATGTGATGCAGAATCACCTGCTGCAGATGCTTTCTCTGGTTGCCATGGAGAAGCCTGCATCCACCAGCTCTGATGATGTTAGAGATGAGAAG GTGAAGGTGCTGAAGTGCATTGAGCCGGTCTCTCTCTCTGATGTGGTGTTGGGTCAGTATGTGGGAGATCCCGATGGAGAAGGAGAGGCTAAACTGGGTTATCTAGATGACAAAACTGTCCCTGAAGGCTCCACTCAGGCTACATTTGCCACAGCAGTGCTTTATGTAAAGAACGAACGTTGGGATG gtgTTCCCTTCATCCTCAGGTGTGGAAAGGCTCTGAATGAGAGGAAGGCAGAGGTGAGGCTGCAGTTCACAGATGTTCCTGGAGACATATTTAACACTCAGTGCAGGAGGAATGAGTTGGTGGTGCGTGTCCAGCCCAACGAGGCCATCTACGCTAAGATGATGAGCAAGAAACCTGGAGTCTATTTCAGCCCTGAGGAAACAGAGCTGGACCTGACCTATCACAGCAGATACAGG GATGTTAAGCTGCCCGATGCCTATGAACGTCTGATTCTGGACGTCTTTTGTGGCAGCCAAATGCATTTTGTACGAAG TGATGAGTTGCGGGAAGCCTGGAGGATCTTCACTCCTCTTCTTCATCAGATAGAGAAGGAGAAGACGCCACCCATCAAATACAAATACGGAAg CCGTGGTCCCGCAGAGGCTGATGAGCTGGTACAGAAGGTGGGCTTCCGCTACGAGGGGACATACAAATGGGTGAACCCACACAAACTGTGA
- the LOC109092716 gene encoding glucose-6-phosphate 1-dehydrogenase isoform X1 produces MMGSRASAERAHTTVPEHSGKMSLPLSRSEVFGQLRKELHDDAEFHHSDVHIFIIMGASGDLAKKKIYPTLWWLFRDGLLPEQTYFVGFARSNLTVDAIRTACMPYMKVADSEADRLTAFFSRNSYISGKYVDESSFSNLNTHLLSLPRGAEANRLFYLALPPSVYHDVTKNIKHQCMSTKGWNRIIVEKPFGRDLQSSEELTSHLSSLFTEDQIYRIDHYLGKEMVQNLMVLRFGNRIFGPIWNRDSVACVVLTFKEPFGTQGRGGYFDDFGIIRDVMQNHLLQMLSLVAMEKPASTSSDDVRDEKVKVLKCIEPVSLSDVVLGQYVGDPDGEGEAKLGYLDDKTVPEGSTQATFATAVLYVKNERWDGVPFILRCGKALNERKAEVRLQFTDVPGDIFNTQCRRNELVVRVQPNEAIYAKMMSKKPGVYFSPEETELDLTYHSRYRDVKLPDAYERLILDVFCGSQMHFVRSDELREAWRIFTPLLHQIEKEKTPPIKYKYGSRGPAEADELVQKVGFRYEGTYKWVNPHKL; encoded by the exons ATGATGGGGAGTCGAGCGAGCGCTG AGAGAGCACACACTACAGTCCCTGAACACAGTG GCAAGATGAGCCTTCCCCTCTCACGCTCTGAAGTGTTTGGGCAGCTGAGGAAAGAACTACACGATGATGCAGAGTTTCACCATTCTGACGTTCATATCTTCATCATCATGGGTGCTTCG GGAGATCTGGCGAAAAAGAAAATCTACCCAACTTTGTG GTGGTTGTTCAGAGACGGTCTTCTCCCTGAACAGACATATTTTGTGGGTTTTGCACGTTCTAATCTGACCGTGGATGCCATTCGCACAGCCTGCATGCCCTACATGAAG GTGGCAGACTCTGAGGCAGATCGCCTCACTGCGTTCTTCAGCAGAAACTCTTACATCAGCGGGAAGTATGTGGATGAATCCTCTTTCTCTAACCTGAACACTCACCTGCTGTCCCTGCCCAGAGGAGCTGAGGCCAACCGTCTCTTCTACCTGGCCCTGCCACCCAGCGTCTACCACGACGTCACTAAGAACATCAAGCATCAGTGCATGAGCACCAA AGGCTGGAACAGGATAATCGTGGAGAAGCCTTTTGGACGTGACCTGCAGAGCTCAGAGGAGTTAACCAGtcatctctcttctctcttcactGAGGACCAGATTTACCGTATAGACCATTACCTTGGCAAAGAGATGGTCCAGAACCTCATGGTTCTCAG GTTTGGAAATCGGATATTTGGTCCCATTTGGAACCGGGACAGTGTGGCGTGTGTGGTTCTGACCTTCAAAGAGCCGTTTGGTACCCAGGGCCGGGGAGGATATTTTGACGATTTTGGTATCATTCG TGATGTGATGCAGAATCACCTGCTGCAGATGCTTTCTCTGGTTGCCATGGAGAAGCCTGCATCCACCAGCTCTGATGATGTTAGAGATGAGAAG GTGAAGGTGCTGAAGTGCATTGAGCCGGTCTCTCTCTCTGATGTGGTGTTGGGTCAGTATGTGGGAGATCCCGATGGAGAAGGAGAGGCTAAACTGGGTTATCTAGATGACAAAACTGTCCCTGAAGGCTCCACTCAGGCTACATTTGCCACAGCAGTGCTTTATGTAAAGAACGAACGTTGGGATG gtgTTCCCTTCATCCTCAGGTGTGGAAAGGCTCTGAATGAGAGGAAGGCAGAGGTGAGGCTGCAGTTCACAGATGTTCCTGGAGACATATTTAACACTCAGTGCAGGAGGAATGAGTTGGTGGTGCGTGTCCAGCCCAACGAGGCCATCTACGCTAAGATGATGAGCAAGAAACCTGGAGTCTATTTCAGCCCTGAGGAAACAGAGCTGGACCTGACCTATCACAGCAGATACAGG GATGTTAAGCTGCCCGATGCCTATGAACGTCTGATTCTGGACGTCTTTTGTGGCAGCCAAATGCATTTTGTACGAAG TGATGAGTTGCGGGAAGCCTGGAGGATCTTCACTCCTCTTCTTCATCAGATAGAGAAGGAGAAGACGCCACCCATCAAATACAAATACGGAAg CCGTGGTCCCGCAGAGGCTGATGAGCTGGTACAGAAGGTGGGCTTCCGCTACGAGGGGACATACAAATGGGTGAACCCACACAAACTGTGA
- the LOC109092716 gene encoding glucose-6-phosphate 1-dehydrogenase isoform X3, giving the protein MSLPLSRSEVFGQLRKELHDDAEFHHSDVHIFIIMGASGDLAKKKIYPTLWWLFRDGLLPEQTYFVGFARSNLTVDAIRTACMPYMKVADSEADRLTAFFSRNSYISGKYVDESSFSNLNTHLLSLPRGAEANRLFYLALPPSVYHDVTKNIKHQCMSTKGWNRIIVEKPFGRDLQSSEELTSHLSSLFTEDQIYRIDHYLGKEMVQNLMVLRFGNRIFGPIWNRDSVACVVLTFKEPFGTQGRGGYFDDFGIIRDVMQNHLLQMLSLVAMEKPASTSSDDVRDEKVKVLKCIEPVSLSDVVLGQYVGDPDGEGEAKLGYLDDKTVPEGSTQATFATAVLYVKNERWDGVPFILRCGKALNERKAEVRLQFTDVPGDIFNTQCRRNELVVRVQPNEAIYAKMMSKKPGVYFSPEETELDLTYHSRYRDVKLPDAYERLILDVFCGSQMHFVRSDELREAWRIFTPLLHQIEKEKTPPIKYKYGSRGPAEADELVQKVGFRYEGTYKWVNPHKL; this is encoded by the exons ATGAGCCTTCCCCTCTCACGCTCTGAAGTGTTTGGGCAGCTGAGGAAAGAACTACACGATGATGCAGAGTTTCACCATTCTGACGTTCATATCTTCATCATCATGGGTGCTTCG GGAGATCTGGCGAAAAAGAAAATCTACCCAACTTTGTG GTGGTTGTTCAGAGACGGTCTTCTCCCTGAACAGACATATTTTGTGGGTTTTGCACGTTCTAATCTGACCGTGGATGCCATTCGCACAGCCTGCATGCCCTACATGAAG GTGGCAGACTCTGAGGCAGATCGCCTCACTGCGTTCTTCAGCAGAAACTCTTACATCAGCGGGAAGTATGTGGATGAATCCTCTTTCTCTAACCTGAACACTCACCTGCTGTCCCTGCCCAGAGGAGCTGAGGCCAACCGTCTCTTCTACCTGGCCCTGCCACCCAGCGTCTACCACGACGTCACTAAGAACATCAAGCATCAGTGCATGAGCACCAA AGGCTGGAACAGGATAATCGTGGAGAAGCCTTTTGGACGTGACCTGCAGAGCTCAGAGGAGTTAACCAGtcatctctcttctctcttcactGAGGACCAGATTTACCGTATAGACCATTACCTTGGCAAAGAGATGGTCCAGAACCTCATGGTTCTCAG GTTTGGAAATCGGATATTTGGTCCCATTTGGAACCGGGACAGTGTGGCGTGTGTGGTTCTGACCTTCAAAGAGCCGTTTGGTACCCAGGGCCGGGGAGGATATTTTGACGATTTTGGTATCATTCG TGATGTGATGCAGAATCACCTGCTGCAGATGCTTTCTCTGGTTGCCATGGAGAAGCCTGCATCCACCAGCTCTGATGATGTTAGAGATGAGAAG GTGAAGGTGCTGAAGTGCATTGAGCCGGTCTCTCTCTCTGATGTGGTGTTGGGTCAGTATGTGGGAGATCCCGATGGAGAAGGAGAGGCTAAACTGGGTTATCTAGATGACAAAACTGTCCCTGAAGGCTCCACTCAGGCTACATTTGCCACAGCAGTGCTTTATGTAAAGAACGAACGTTGGGATG gtgTTCCCTTCATCCTCAGGTGTGGAAAGGCTCTGAATGAGAGGAAGGCAGAGGTGAGGCTGCAGTTCACAGATGTTCCTGGAGACATATTTAACACTCAGTGCAGGAGGAATGAGTTGGTGGTGCGTGTCCAGCCCAACGAGGCCATCTACGCTAAGATGATGAGCAAGAAACCTGGAGTCTATTTCAGCCCTGAGGAAACAGAGCTGGACCTGACCTATCACAGCAGATACAGG GATGTTAAGCTGCCCGATGCCTATGAACGTCTGATTCTGGACGTCTTTTGTGGCAGCCAAATGCATTTTGTACGAAG TGATGAGTTGCGGGAAGCCTGGAGGATCTTCACTCCTCTTCTTCATCAGATAGAGAAGGAGAAGACGCCACCCATCAAATACAAATACGGAAg CCGTGGTCCCGCAGAGGCTGATGAGCTGGTACAGAAGGTGGGCTTCCGCTACGAGGGGACATACAAATGGGTGAACCCACACAAACTGTGA
- the LOC109093229 gene encoding polypeptide N-acetylgalactosaminyltransferase 6-like isoform X1: MSLQSPQCTLPIKLSILGLSLLITILWVLLLDLGGWRSASYWYQDLSLKPRYRGSVGRNFSGIWHIQTHTSIQPFERALALSEDARCPSGFYSMEELRPQIERPQEDPEGPGADGKPFVTGILTPAELREKQEGLSRSSFNQFASDRISLHRSLGVDTRPPECVEQKFSRCPRLPTTSVIIVFHNEAWSTLLRTIWSVLHTSPAVLLKEIILVDDASTQDHLKAPLEQYVQSLEIVRVLRQRERKGLISARLMGAREAEGQVLAFLDSHCECFYGWLEPLLARLVQEPTTVVSPSIAVINKNDLQFIKPVMSSRTHTRGNFDWILSFGWETIPEEERVKRKDETYPVRTPTIAGGLFAIYKQFFEHVGTYDDNMEFWGAENIEMSFRVWLCGGSLEIIPCSVVGHIFRTKSPHSFTKGIDVIARNQVRLAEVWMDDYKKIFYNRNKKAAAIAAEKSYGDISERLKLKERLHCRNFSWYLENIFTEVFVPDLNPVLYGSLKNIATNTCLDIGEKNPGGKSVVLFICHNMGINQYFEYTSHQELRHNIDKQLCLHATIEPEPVRVELCNFQGEGTVPAPQQTWSFILVSQQIYLVLNVLFSKCLMVEYGNIIMKNCDPANNYQHWSFI, encoded by the exons ATGAGCTTACAAAGTCCTCAATGTACACTACCCATAAAACTGAGCATCTTGGGACTGTCCCTTTTAATCACCATTCTGTGGGTATTACTGCTGGATCTAGGAGGGTGGAGGTCTGCCAGCTACTGGTATCAAGATCTTTCCTTAAAGCCAAGATATAGAGGCAGTGTTGGAAGGAATTTCAGCGGCATCTGGCATATTCAGACACATACCTCTATACAACCTTTTGAAAGGGCTTTAGCGTTATCTGAAGATGCCAGATGTCCCTCTGGGTTCTACAGCATGGAGGAGCTCAGGCCTCAGATAGAGAGACCTCAGGAGGATCCAGAAGGACCTGGAGCTGATGGAAAGCCCTTCGTCACTGGCATCTTGACACCTGCAGAGCTGAGGGAGAAGCAGGAGGGCCTTTCTAGAAGCAGCTTCAACCAGTTTGCCAGTGACCGTATCTCATTACACCGCAGTCTTGGTGTCGACACGCGGCCCCCCGA ATGCGTTGAGCAGAAGTTCAGCAGATGTCCACGGTTACCCACTACCAGTGTGATCATTGTGTTCCACAATGAGGCATGGTCCACTCTTCTCCGCACCATCTGGAGTGTCTTACACACTTCACCGGCTGTTTTACTTAAAGAAATCATACTGGTGGATGATGCAAGTACTCAAG atCATCTCAAAGCCCCATTAGAGCAGTATGTCCAGTCTCTTGAGATTGTGCGTGTCCTGAGGCAGCGTGAGAGGAAAGGTCTAATCTCTGCCAGACTGATGGGTGCACGAGAGGCTGAAGGACAGGTGCTCGCCTTCCTGGACTCCCACT GTGAGTGTTTCTATGGTTGGTTGGAGCCCCTGTTGGCCCGGTTAGTTCAGGAGCCTACAACAGTTGTGAGCCCAAGCATTGCTGTCATCAACAAGAATGATCTACAGTTCATTAAGCCAGTGATGTCGTCCCGAACACATACTCGTGGGAACTTTGACTGGATCCTGAGCTTTGGCTGGGAGACAATACCTGAAGAAGAGAGGGTGAAACGCAAAGATGAAACCTATCCTGTCAG GACACCCACTATTGCCGGTGGGCTTTTTGCCATTTACAAGCAGTTCTTTGAACACGTTGGAACTTATGATGACAATATGGAGTTTTGGGGAGCAGAGAACATAGAAATGTCATTTAGG GTATGGTTGTGTGGAGGCAGTCTAGAGATCATTCCCTGTTCTGTGGTCGGCCACATCTTTCGCACTAAAAGTCCACATTCCTTCACAAAAGGCATAGATGTGATCGCACGCAACCAGGTTCGCCTCGCAGAAGTCTGGATGGATGATTACAAGAAGATTTTctacaacagaaataaaaaggcTGCTGCCATTGCAGCGGAG AAATCATATGGGGACATCAGTGAGCGCCTGAAGCTCAAAGAGAGGCTGCATTGCAGAAATTTCTCCTGGTATCTAGAAAACATTTTCACTGAGGTCTTTGTGCCAGATTTGAACCCTGTGCTGTATGGATCG TTAAAGAACATTGCCACAAACACTTGTCTTGATATTGGTGAGAAAAATCCTGGAGGGAAGTCGGTGGTTTTATTCATTTGCCACAACATGGGAATAAATCAG tATTTTGAGTACACGTCACATCAGGAGCTGAGGCATAATATTGATAAGCAGCTGTGTCTGCATGCGACGATTGAGCCTGAACCCGTGCGAGTGGAGCTGTGCAACTTTCAGGGTGAAGGAACCGTCCCAGCTCCACAGCAGACGTGGAGTTTCATTCTTGTTTCCCAACAG ATATATCTTGTCCTCAATGTTCTGTTTAGTAAGTGTTTAATGGTGGAGTATGGCAACATCATCATGAAAAACTGTGACCCTGCCAACAATTATCAGCACTGGTCTTTCATCTGA
- the LOC109093229 gene encoding polypeptide N-acetylgalactosaminyltransferase 6-like isoform X2 — MSLQSPQCTLPIKLSILGLSLLITILWVLLLDLGGWRSASYWALALSEDARCPSGFYSMEELRPQIERPQEDPEGPGADGKPFVTGILTPAELREKQEGLSRSSFNQFASDRISLHRSLGVDTRPPECVEQKFSRCPRLPTTSVIIVFHNEAWSTLLRTIWSVLHTSPAVLLKEIILVDDASTQDHLKAPLEQYVQSLEIVRVLRQRERKGLISARLMGAREAEGQVLAFLDSHCECFYGWLEPLLARLVQEPTTVVSPSIAVINKNDLQFIKPVMSSRTHTRGNFDWILSFGWETIPEEERVKRKDETYPVRTPTIAGGLFAIYKQFFEHVGTYDDNMEFWGAENIEMSFRVWLCGGSLEIIPCSVVGHIFRTKSPHSFTKGIDVIARNQVRLAEVWMDDYKKIFYNRNKKAAAIAAEKSYGDISERLKLKERLHCRNFSWYLENIFTEVFVPDLNPVLYGSLKNIATNTCLDIGEKNPGGKSVVLFICHNMGINQYFEYTSHQELRHNIDKQLCLHATIEPEPVRVELCNFQGEGTVPAPQQTWSFILVSQQIYLVLNVLFSKCLMVEYGNIIMKNCDPANNYQHWSFI; from the exons ATGAGCTTACAAAGTCCTCAATGTACACTACCCATAAAACTGAGCATCTTGGGACTGTCCCTTTTAATCACCATTCTGTGGGTATTACTGCTGGATCTAGGAGGGTGGAGGTCTGCCAGCTACTG GGCTTTAGCGTTATCTGAAGATGCCAGATGTCCCTCTGGGTTCTACAGCATGGAGGAGCTCAGGCCTCAGATAGAGAGACCTCAGGAGGATCCAGAAGGACCTGGAGCTGATGGAAAGCCCTTCGTCACTGGCATCTTGACACCTGCAGAGCTGAGGGAGAAGCAGGAGGGCCTTTCTAGAAGCAGCTTCAACCAGTTTGCCAGTGACCGTATCTCATTACACCGCAGTCTTGGTGTCGACACGCGGCCCCCCGA ATGCGTTGAGCAGAAGTTCAGCAGATGTCCACGGTTACCCACTACCAGTGTGATCATTGTGTTCCACAATGAGGCATGGTCCACTCTTCTCCGCACCATCTGGAGTGTCTTACACACTTCACCGGCTGTTTTACTTAAAGAAATCATACTGGTGGATGATGCAAGTACTCAAG atCATCTCAAAGCCCCATTAGAGCAGTATGTCCAGTCTCTTGAGATTGTGCGTGTCCTGAGGCAGCGTGAGAGGAAAGGTCTAATCTCTGCCAGACTGATGGGTGCACGAGAGGCTGAAGGACAGGTGCTCGCCTTCCTGGACTCCCACT GTGAGTGTTTCTATGGTTGGTTGGAGCCCCTGTTGGCCCGGTTAGTTCAGGAGCCTACAACAGTTGTGAGCCCAAGCATTGCTGTCATCAACAAGAATGATCTACAGTTCATTAAGCCAGTGATGTCGTCCCGAACACATACTCGTGGGAACTTTGACTGGATCCTGAGCTTTGGCTGGGAGACAATACCTGAAGAAGAGAGGGTGAAACGCAAAGATGAAACCTATCCTGTCAG GACACCCACTATTGCCGGTGGGCTTTTTGCCATTTACAAGCAGTTCTTTGAACACGTTGGAACTTATGATGACAATATGGAGTTTTGGGGAGCAGAGAACATAGAAATGTCATTTAGG GTATGGTTGTGTGGAGGCAGTCTAGAGATCATTCCCTGTTCTGTGGTCGGCCACATCTTTCGCACTAAAAGTCCACATTCCTTCACAAAAGGCATAGATGTGATCGCACGCAACCAGGTTCGCCTCGCAGAAGTCTGGATGGATGATTACAAGAAGATTTTctacaacagaaataaaaaggcTGCTGCCATTGCAGCGGAG AAATCATATGGGGACATCAGTGAGCGCCTGAAGCTCAAAGAGAGGCTGCATTGCAGAAATTTCTCCTGGTATCTAGAAAACATTTTCACTGAGGTCTTTGTGCCAGATTTGAACCCTGTGCTGTATGGATCG TTAAAGAACATTGCCACAAACACTTGTCTTGATATTGGTGAGAAAAATCCTGGAGGGAAGTCGGTGGTTTTATTCATTTGCCACAACATGGGAATAAATCAG tATTTTGAGTACACGTCACATCAGGAGCTGAGGCATAATATTGATAAGCAGCTGTGTCTGCATGCGACGATTGAGCCTGAACCCGTGCGAGTGGAGCTGTGCAACTTTCAGGGTGAAGGAACCGTCCCAGCTCCACAGCAGACGTGGAGTTTCATTCTTGTTTCCCAACAG ATATATCTTGTCCTCAATGTTCTGTTTAGTAAGTGTTTAATGGTGGAGTATGGCAACATCATCATGAAAAACTGTGACCCTGCCAACAATTATCAGCACTGGTCTTTCATCTGA